The sequence GGATCTGGAGGTTGTTGACCACGTAGAGCATCGTGATGGTGATGATCGTCGCGATGTAGAACCAGAGTGAGACGTAGAGGGATTGCTCGTTTCGCTTAATCAGCGTCCAGAAGAAGTTATAGCCAAAGATCAGCCAAGAGACAGCCACCAAGAGATCGATCGGCCAAATGAGCTCAGCGTATTCCTTACCTTGTGTAAGACCCAGTGGCAGGGTGACAGCTGCAAGGACGATGACGAGCTGCCAGCTCCAGAAATGAAGCCAGGTAAGCTTGTCTGATGCTACTCGGCAGCGGCAGAGGCGCTGAGTAGAGTAGTAGATACCGGCAAACATCATATTGCCCACAAAGGCAAAGATAGCTGCATTGGTGTGCAGTGGGCGGAGGCGACCGAAGGTGATGTATGGAATCCCTTCAGTTTCCAAAGTGCCGCCGGAGAGGAACTCCACAATGGGTCTAAGCCATGGGGTATCTCTAACGAAATCGATAGAGATGTTCATCTGGAGGGCGGCGAGTAAGCCTGCGCCCATTCCTACGAGACCCCAAATGATGGAGGCCCAAAGGAAATAGCGAACGCACTTGTCGTTGTAGGTTATGGTGGTCTGATTCATTTGGAATCGTTGGCTTTGGTTTGGTTGTGAGATTCTTCGTGATCGTCGTCTTCAAGGAGCGGCAACAGCGCAGATCGATCGCTTCCACGGCCTTTGTTTCGCCAAATCTCCAGTGTGAAGCACACGATGAAGACGGCGGCCAGGATAAGAGAAATAAAGATTGTTAGATGAAGGACGGGCACAGAAAGAAGAAGTTGATTACGGGCGAAACGAGCTTCGCTTTCTTGATGGTTAGACTGTCAGACTAGTGGGGGGATGGCTTCGCACATCTTGCACCGAAATAAGCAAATTTTGCACACTCTACAGAGTTTCTGATAGAAATACTAGATTAAATATCAAAGGGTTGTGCGTATTTTGCGCAAAAAGCCGCTTCGAGATGAAGCGGCTTTCGAAATCTAGTGAGGATAAAATGAGAGGATTTTAGCTTTTTTTGAGAATGCTGTTCCAGAATCTCGGGAGGTTCTCGATCAGCTGGTCATAGGCCTTCTGTTGGGCTCTTTGTTTGGCAGATTCCTTAGAGTCACCATTTCCCCAGCTTGTGGAGAGGGACTTGGTGCGGGCTGTTTCCTCAGACACGCCGTAGATGTAGCCAGTGGAGGCATCAATCAGGGTGAGGCTCACCGTGGCATTGGTGGTGTGGCTGTTGGTGGGAGCGGCGCCGAGAGTGGCTACAGAGAGTAAGGTCGAAGCATTTTTGCTCTGGTGGCTGGAGTGGAAGCGGTACACGGCAAGCATGTTGCAGCCTAGGCGACGTGCGGCTTTGCGGAGCTCAGGGTAGGACGTATCGGTGCTTTCGAGTTGCCCGGGGTCGACATTGACCATGCCTCTGATTTGAGGAAGTGAGGAGATGACTTGTTGGTGTTCCTCCCTTTCAAAATCCCGGTCCTCGATAAGGCGTATTTGGGAGCCACGGGTTTGAACGCGTGCTACGGCGATTCGCACAGGGAACTTGGCTTGAGGTCGCAGTGTTTTTTCGCTGTAGCCATGAGCTTTGCTCCCTGGGATAGGCTTAGTGGGGGCGACGTAGGAGTCAGCAGTATCGTAAACACAGCTTGTCATAAGGCTGGATGCGAGAACTGGTAGAAGGATGATTGGTTTCATAACGCTGACGTTTTAGCATCTGCAGAAGATTCGAGGTAATCGATTATCCTTTGCGATTCATCGACTGGATTGATGTTGTGAGTCATAAAAAAACCCAAGGTAAGAACCTTGGGTTTAGAAAGCTGGGGAGTATTGAGAAAGAAGTGCTTAGGCAGTTTCCAACGTTTTGCCGATCTTCAACAGAGTGTGTTCACCGAGGTCAGGGCCGAGAATCTGCAGACCTACCGGAAGCTTAGTGCCGGAGTCGCTCTCTACAGTGCCAGCTGGTACGGAGATGCCTGGAATTCCTGCCAAGTTGGCCGCGAGCGTGCAGATGTCTGCAAGATACTCCTGCAATGGATCGTCAGCATTTTCACCGTGCTTGGGAGCCGCTGTTGGAGCCGTTGGTGAGAGAATGGCGTCTACTTTCTCAAAGGCGTCCGTGAAATCCTTGCGGATCAGGGTGCGGACCTTCTGAGCGCGGGTGTAGTAGGCATCATAGTACCCGGAAGAAAGCACATAGGTGCCGAGGATGATGCGGCGCTTCACTTCAGGACCGAAGCCTTGTGCGCGGGACTTGCGGTAAAGGTCGATCAGGTTCTCTGGATTCTCTGCACGGTTGCCGTAGCGGATGCCGTCGAATCGGGAAAGGTTGGAGGATGCCTCAGCCGGAGCAATGATGTAGTAGGTGGCTACCACGTACTTGGTGTGAGGCAGAGAGATCGGAACCAGCTCAGCACCTGCTGCTTCCAGTTTGGCAGCCGCAGCATCAAAGAGAGCTTTGACCTGTGGATCGGTCGCCTCTGAGAAATACTCAGCTGGGATACCAAGCTTCAGGCCTTTGACTCCTGCATCCAGATCAGCCGTAAAATCAGTAGATTCGACATCCAGTGAGGTTGAGTCTGCCTTGTCATAGCCAGTGATCGCATTGAGGAGAAGAGCGGCGTCCTCGACTGTCTTGGTCATCGGGCCGATCTGGTCGAGTGAGGAAGCGAATGCTACCAGACCATAACGGGAGACAAGTCCATAGGACGGCTTGAGGCCCACGATTCCGCAGTGGGAGGCTGGCTGGCGGATAGATCCACCTGTGTCAGAGCCCAGGGCTGCGATGGCTGTATCGGCTGCGACTACTGCGGCTGAACCACCAGAAGAACCGCCTGGGGTGCGCTCAAGGTCCACCGGGTTGTTGGTGCGCTTGATCGCAGAGTTATCGCAGGTAGATCCCATCGCGAATTCGTCCAGGTTGGTGCGGCCCAGCGGGATAGCGCCAGCGGCACGGAGTTTTTGGATGACCGTAGCATCGTAGGGAGAGGTGAAGGCGCCTTCGAGGAACTTGGAAGCACAGGTCAGAGGCTGGCCTTTGACGTTGATGTTGTCCTTGATGGCAATCGGAATACCTCCGAGTGGCAGGGAAAGGTCAGCGTTTTTGGCTTCTTCACGGGCGGTCTCGAAATCGCAGGAGAGGTAGCCGCCGATGTCGCCGTCTTTGTCTTTCACGGCGGTTTCGATGGAATCGATGATATCGAGAGGGGTGATTTCTCCGGCGGTGAGTTTGGCACGGAGGGAAGAAATGGATTCTGTAGCTAGCATGGTGACTGGTGTCTGTTAGCGGTAATAGGTGAAAAATGATTATTCGATGACCTTCGGGACGCGAAGTTGGTCGTT is a genomic window of Rubritalea squalenifaciens DSM 18772 containing:
- the gatA gene encoding Asp-tRNA(Asn)/Glu-tRNA(Gln) amidotransferase subunit GatA, with the protein product MLATESISSLRAKLTAGEITPLDIIDSIETAVKDKDGDIGGYLSCDFETAREEAKNADLSLPLGGIPIAIKDNINVKGQPLTCASKFLEGAFTSPYDATVIQKLRAAGAIPLGRTNLDEFAMGSTCDNSAIKRTNNPVDLERTPGGSSGGSAAVVAADTAIAALGSDTGGSIRQPASHCGIVGLKPSYGLVSRYGLVAFASSLDQIGPMTKTVEDAALLLNAITGYDKADSTSLDVESTDFTADLDAGVKGLKLGIPAEYFSEATDPQVKALFDAAAAKLEAAGAELVPISLPHTKYVVATYYIIAPAEASSNLSRFDGIRYGNRAENPENLIDLYRKSRAQGFGPEVKRRIILGTYVLSSGYYDAYYTRAQKVRTLIRKDFTDAFEKVDAILSPTAPTAAPKHGENADDPLQEYLADICTLAANLAGIPGISVPAGTVESDSGTKLPVGLQILGPDLGEHTLLKIGKTLETA